In one window of Spartinivicinus marinus DNA:
- a CDS encoding MerR family transcriptional regulator — MSATYSISELAKEFAITTRTIRFYEDKGLLTPMRQGQVRVYSHKDRVHLKLILRGKRLGFSLDECQELIEMYTPGTSNIKQIQALLDKIAVKRQQLNQQLKDIAALQQELDTAEQRCLDVLKSTDFSQ, encoded by the coding sequence ATGTCTGCTACTTATAGTATTTCTGAGCTTGCTAAGGAGTTTGCGATAACCACCCGCACTATTCGTTTTTATGAGGATAAGGGGTTACTAACGCCTATGCGGCAAGGACAGGTCCGGGTTTATAGCCATAAAGATCGCGTCCATTTGAAGCTGATTCTGCGAGGCAAGCGGTTGGGTTTCAGTCTGGATGAGTGCCAGGAACTGATTGAGATGTACACACCTGGTACCAGTAACATCAAACAAATTCAAGCCTTACTGGACAAAATTGCCGTCAAACGCCAACAGCTTAATCAGCAGCTAAAGGATATTGCGGCATTACAACAAGAATTAGATACAGCGGAGCAACGCTGCCTGGATGTATTAAAAAGTACTGATTTTTCACAGTAG
- a CDS encoding LysR family transcriptional regulator, giving the protein MNLSKIDLNLFVVFDAIYSEANLTRAGHILGITQPAVSNALARLRETFDDPLFIRTSQGMVPTPMAQNIIAQVRQALSLLRTSIQHCDSFEPAEADKLFRLSIGDLNEAILLPRLFTKLQEIAPHLNIETQPISPRETTKELASGRLDFAIDAPLNFDPQVKHQKLFEDNYVCVVRDGHPVLNNGGLSLDHYLELNHIQILPRFGQADEVDTVLGRLGIQRNVVFTAQHYLVAPLVIRKSDLAMTVPERFARAQQNIRILPLPFEEFPTMEVHLYWHESTDEDSANVWMRRCILDLCEAIEHQSAI; this is encoded by the coding sequence ATGAATTTGAGCAAGATAGACTTGAACCTTTTTGTCGTTTTTGATGCTATCTATTCTGAAGCAAACTTGACTCGAGCAGGCCATATCCTGGGAATTACTCAACCCGCCGTCAGTAACGCGCTTGCCCGACTTCGTGAAACCTTTGATGACCCTCTGTTCATTCGCACTTCTCAGGGCATGGTGCCTACACCAATGGCACAAAATATCATCGCACAAGTGCGCCAAGCCCTGAGCTTATTACGTACCAGTATTCAGCACTGTGATTCTTTTGAGCCAGCAGAAGCAGATAAGCTTTTTCGATTGAGTATCGGCGACTTGAACGAAGCTATCTTACTGCCTCGCTTATTTACCAAACTTCAGGAAATAGCCCCTCACCTGAATATAGAAACACAACCGATCTCCCCCAGAGAGACAACTAAAGAACTGGCCTCTGGCCGATTAGACTTCGCCATTGATGCGCCACTTAACTTTGACCCCCAGGTAAAACATCAAAAGCTATTTGAAGATAACTATGTTTGCGTAGTAAGGGATGGGCACCCCGTCTTGAATAATGGAGGGCTATCACTAGATCACTACCTGGAGCTTAACCACATACAAATCTTGCCCCGTTTTGGCCAGGCTGATGAGGTTGATACCGTGCTAGGTCGTTTAGGTATCCAGCGAAACGTAGTATTCACAGCCCAACATTATTTAGTCGCACCTTTAGTCATTCGTAAGTCAGATTTGGCAATGACGGTTCCTGAACGCTTTGCCCGTGCCCAGCAAAACATTCGTATTTTGCCTTTACCCTTTGAAGAGTTCCCCACCATGGAGGTACACCTCTACTGGCATGAGAGTACTGATGAAGACTCTGCAAATGTCTGGATGCGCCGCTGTATTCTAGATTTATGTGAAGCAATTGAGCACCAATCCGCTATCTAA
- the xthA gene encoding exodeoxyribonuclease III, producing the protein MKVISFNVNGIRARLHQLQAIIETHQPDVIGLQEIKVSDEQFPLSSIQEFGYEVSYYGEKSHYGVALLSKTPLTNVVKGFPYYPSDEQQRRFIAADYSHPEKGKITIINGYFPQGESRSHPAKFPAKQQFYADLLKYLTEYHTPNDDLIIMGDMNISHTDLDIGIGADNAKRWLRTGKCSFLPEEREWLQTILDWGLQDSFRQFNPSDSSLFSWFDYRSRGFEREPKRGLRIDLILASASLMSHCQEVGIDYNIRGMDKPSDHCPIWAIF; encoded by the coding sequence ATGAAAGTCATATCATTTAATGTCAATGGTATCCGTGCCCGGCTTCACCAGTTACAAGCTATTATTGAGACTCATCAACCGGATGTGATTGGCTTGCAAGAAATAAAAGTAAGTGACGAACAATTTCCTTTATCAAGCATTCAAGAATTTGGTTATGAAGTGAGTTACTATGGTGAAAAATCCCATTATGGTGTTGCTTTACTCAGCAAAACACCCTTAACCAATGTTGTTAAAGGCTTTCCTTATTATCCTTCAGATGAGCAACAAAGACGATTTATTGCAGCAGACTACTCTCATCCTGAAAAAGGCAAAATTACAATTATTAATGGCTATTTTCCCCAAGGGGAAAGCCGCTCTCATCCAGCTAAATTTCCCGCCAAACAGCAGTTTTATGCAGACCTACTAAAATACCTGACCGAATACCATACGCCCAATGATGACTTAATTATCATGGGGGATATGAATATTTCACACACTGATCTTGATATTGGCATCGGCGCCGACAATGCCAAACGCTGGCTGAGAACAGGAAAGTGTAGTTTTTTACCTGAAGAACGGGAGTGGCTACAAACGATTTTAGACTGGGGATTACAGGACAGCTTTCGCCAATTTAATCCTTCTGATAGCAGCCTTTTTAGCTGGTTTGATTACCGTAGCCGAGGCTTTGAACGAGAGCCAAAGCGAGGTTTGCGTATCGACCTTATTTTGGCCTCTGCTTCACTGATGAGCCACTGCCAAGAAGTAGGTATCGATTACAACATTCGAGGTATGGACAAACCTTCTGACCACTGCCCAATTTGGGCTATTTTTTAA
- a CDS encoding GNAT family N-acetyltransferase has translation MTEYALQLNVEDQLTRIVYIDENFSREARSMLYHAYLEEPSIRYLMDDSKPNYAQRVRALIRELIKVHFAENQPVIGVMRGERLAGFAFVSTPDHQVELFESLRWRWRLMLSVGLQAAERFINYRKEVAALLADKRFYRVPLVGINPKWQHQGYGRLLMEAVDSLCETDQDSEGVVLDTGNSRYLSFYSSLGYQELGKVTVGSVAETVLFRPNQEPQLDET, from the coding sequence ATGACAGAGTACGCCCTTCAACTGAATGTGGAAGACCAACTGACAAGGATTGTATACATTGATGAAAATTTTAGTCGTGAAGCGCGCTCGATGCTTTACCATGCCTATCTTGAAGAACCTTCAATTCGTTATTTGATGGATGATTCCAAGCCTAACTATGCGCAGCGAGTACGCGCGCTGATTAGAGAGCTCATCAAAGTACATTTTGCTGAAAACCAGCCAGTTATTGGAGTGATGAGAGGAGAGCGGCTAGCGGGTTTTGCTTTTGTCTCAACTCCTGATCATCAAGTAGAGCTATTTGAGTCATTACGCTGGCGTTGGCGGTTAATGCTGTCTGTTGGTTTACAGGCTGCAGAGCGGTTCATTAATTATCGAAAAGAAGTGGCTGCACTCTTAGCGGATAAACGTTTTTATCGAGTGCCATTAGTGGGCATTAATCCGAAGTGGCAGCATCAGGGATATGGACGTTTATTAATGGAGGCAGTGGACAGTCTATGTGAAACTGATCAGGACTCTGAAGGGGTTGTATTGGATACAGGAAATAGTCGCTATTTGTCGTTTTACAGCTCTCTTGGTTACCAAGAGTTAGGAAAAGTGACGGTAGGTAGTGTGGCTGAGACCGTGTTGTTCAGACCAAACCAAGAGCCGCAGCTTGATGAAACATAG
- a CDS encoding TetR/AcrR family transcriptional regulator gives MDTTVKRKQGRPPKSPEEQAAIRSKIIGVAKELFINEGVDQVSVRKIAARVGCTPRTLYYYFENKRSLLHFIWVDIFSQLSDFAVDQQENADSINKIKSLLMAYAQYWLKHPDHFRVVFSIEELNSTPDQDEQANEIIMQSQYFTALFNEIKKCCDSQTFAESDHTLIGQTLLCGVQGIVSNLLTIKQMKWAPAEQLLELQIHCMLTGLKFNH, from the coding sequence GTGGATACTACAGTAAAACGGAAGCAAGGCAGGCCGCCTAAATCACCTGAAGAACAGGCTGCCATCAGAAGTAAAATCATTGGCGTTGCCAAAGAACTTTTTATTAATGAGGGCGTAGATCAAGTCTCGGTCAGAAAAATCGCCGCTCGTGTTGGGTGCACGCCTAGAACCCTTTATTATTACTTTGAAAACAAACGGTCATTATTGCATTTTATCTGGGTAGATATTTTTTCTCAGTTAAGTGATTTTGCAGTGGATCAGCAAGAAAATGCAGACTCCATCAATAAAATCAAATCATTGCTAATGGCTTATGCTCAATATTGGCTAAAACACCCTGACCATTTTCGCGTTGTATTTTCTATTGAAGAGCTAAATTCAACACCTGATCAGGATGAACAAGCTAACGAGATCATAATGCAATCGCAATATTTCACAGCACTTTTCAACGAAATCAAAAAATGCTGTGACTCACAAACATTTGCAGAGTCTGATCACACATTAATTGGCCAAACCCTACTATGTGGTGTTCAAGGCATTGTAAGTAACTTACTTACTATCAAACAAATGAAATGGGCACCAGCAGAGCAGCTCTTAGAGCTACAAATTCACTGCATGCTGACAGGGCTAAAGTTCAACCACTAA
- a CDS encoding DNA replication terminus site-binding protein, producing the protein MRTPTFTEKEALQREIVRERFHTLERFGNQLKQQLLTSVEFTIHTACEIPIREASEVPESLEVKRLDSTHETTKRALVNLLTDFYKADEQNIVSTKRLSGVVSIDADSFQQLKQFNQLKMSLKEAMLKLPFKIRRHMHKYLSSPGQPTVVLLQAYRQVPLYSKELLTEQPGVVAKIQLHWRRKGVGGKQTTVAELRGRLIAEANSLFGEGSCQKPYTEFSSDNSRLTHYRMNIEALTELPDNEVLFADYRLIRPHPRANIFFADEQGQVLTNPLTPVAVMPIFIHQTMPFSIKPLSNLTPRDISRDGKQLADVPVTENPYAFRYLVPRYS; encoded by the coding sequence ATGAGAACTCCCACATTTACTGAGAAGGAAGCGCTGCAACGGGAAATTGTAAGAGAAAGGTTCCACACTTTGGAGCGCTTTGGTAATCAGCTGAAGCAGCAGTTGCTGACTAGTGTTGAATTCACAATCCATACAGCCTGTGAAATTCCTATTCGAGAAGCCAGTGAAGTGCCTGAGAGCCTAGAGGTTAAACGCTTAGACTCTACTCATGAGACAACAAAGCGGGCTTTGGTAAATTTGTTGACTGATTTTTATAAAGCTGATGAACAAAATATTGTTTCAACTAAACGTTTAAGTGGAGTAGTGAGTATTGATGCAGATAGCTTTCAGCAACTGAAACAGTTTAATCAGTTGAAAATGTCACTTAAAGAAGCGATGTTGAAACTTCCTTTCAAAATAAGGCGACATATGCATAAGTATTTGTCATCACCTGGCCAGCCAACAGTTGTTTTACTACAAGCTTATCGACAAGTACCTTTATATTCCAAGGAATTGCTAACAGAGCAGCCCGGTGTTGTAGCGAAAATTCAACTACATTGGCGTCGTAAAGGAGTCGGTGGGAAACAGACGACAGTTGCAGAGCTACGTGGCCGGTTGATAGCAGAAGCCAATAGCTTGTTTGGTGAGGGCAGCTGTCAAAAGCCCTATACTGAATTCAGCTCAGACAACAGCAGGTTAACTCACTATCGAATGAATATCGAAGCATTAACGGAGTTACCTGATAATGAAGTACTGTTTGCCGACTATCGACTGATTCGACCTCATCCAAGGGCCAATATATTTTTTGCTGATGAGCAGGGCCAAGTCTTAACAAATCCATTGACGCCTGTAGCAGTGATGCCCATTTTTATTCATCAAACGATGCCTTTTTCTATTAAACCGCTTTCTAATCTTACCCCTCGTGATATAAGCAGGGATGGAAAGCAATTAGCTGATGTGCCTGTGACTGAAAACCCGTATGCGTTTCGCTATCTGGTCCCCCGCTATAGTTAA
- a CDS encoding substrate-binding periplasmic protein — MKRPLARFLGAVICACAVSSWADEAILQVVTEEFPPYNYTENHEITGMSTEVVKAVLAELKINADFRSYPWVRAYKTALTKPNVLIYSIGRNEKRENLFKWVGVVAPAKFYLFALKQRADIKVNKLEEAKQFLVGTFRESVREQYLLQKGFKKNVNIISYYDYKRGLTMLVNKRIDLWAMNEMVAYYICKNMGYVPDKLLSQAYFFAELSPEGYYMAFNKDTDDTLVNKLQQGLMAIKNKGILQKIHQKYVN; from the coding sequence ATGAAAAGGCCTCTAGCCAGGTTTTTAGGAGCAGTGATATGTGCTTGCGCTGTAAGCAGCTGGGCTGACGAGGCTATTTTGCAAGTTGTAACAGAAGAGTTCCCCCCCTATAACTATACAGAAAATCATGAAATTACAGGTATGAGTACAGAAGTAGTCAAAGCTGTGTTAGCTGAATTAAAGATTAATGCCGATTTTCGTTCATATCCTTGGGTAAGGGCATATAAAACGGCGTTGACTAAGCCTAATGTTTTAATTTACTCCATAGGTCGCAATGAAAAGCGAGAAAATCTTTTTAAATGGGTAGGGGTGGTTGCACCAGCAAAGTTTTATTTGTTTGCTTTAAAACAGCGAGCTGATATTAAAGTTAATAAGCTAGAAGAAGCGAAACAGTTTTTGGTGGGGACCTTTCGCGAAAGTGTTCGAGAGCAGTATTTATTACAAAAGGGTTTTAAAAAAAATGTCAACATAATTAGTTATTACGATTATAAACGTGGTTTGACTATGTTGGTGAATAAACGCATTGATTTATGGGCAATGAATGAAATGGTGGCTTATTATATATGTAAAAATATGGGGTATGTTCCAGATAAACTATTAAGCCAAGCTTATTTTTTTGCTGAATTATCACCAGAGGGTTACTATATGGCCTTTAATAAGGATACAGATGATACGTTAGTCAATAAACTCCAGCAAGGGTTAATGGCTATAAAAAATAAAGGCATTTTACAAAAAATTCACCAAAAATATGTAAACTAA
- a CDS encoding STAS domain-containing protein, translated as MDFSIYKKEQNVIISLKEHFDAKVSRKLKYIFDQLANKITDDVLVNLRPVLFMDSTGIGTIIHMHKILKAKQKRIFIIGAEGQPLGLLTMLKVNRVIPCLQTMDDYQIHYASTPPQLKPSGSITKSQKPKQAQESTSQDQQQATSTDEEETQNKESKKVTDQREDNIEDLI; from the coding sequence ATGGATTTTTCAATTTATAAAAAAGAACAAAATGTTATCATTTCCTTAAAAGAACATTTTGATGCAAAAGTGTCACGAAAACTGAAATACATTTTTGACCAATTAGCAAATAAAATTACCGATGATGTTTTAGTCAACCTAAGACCTGTACTATTTATGGACTCAACAGGAATTGGCACCATTATCCACATGCACAAAATTTTAAAAGCAAAACAAAAACGTATCTTTATTATAGGGGCTGAGGGGCAACCTCTAGGCTTACTGACTATGCTGAAGGTTAACCGCGTTATCCCCTGCTTACAAACGATGGATGACTACCAAATTCATTACGCTAGCACCCCACCTCAACTTAAGCCCTCCGGGTCTATAACAAAATCACAAAAGCCCAAGCAAGCACAAGAGTCCACATCTCAAGACCAACAACAAGCAACGTCGACTGATGAAGAAGAAACGCAAAATAAAGAAAGCAAAAAAGTAACCGACCAGCGAGAAGATAATATTGAAGATTTAATTTAA
- a CDS encoding DUF924 family protein — protein sequence MTNTTFTAILDFWFNEITPQQWWAKDDNFDQLIKDRFLSIHTQAVTGELYHWRKQTEGRLAEVIIIDQFSRNIFRNKPEAFRWDSMALVLAQEAVALQLDAQLSTQQRAFLYMPYMHSESLVIHEQAVKLFSQPGLESNLSFELKHKVIIEQFGRYPHRNQLVGRQSTSEEQIFLTKPGSSF from the coding sequence ATGACAAATACAACATTCACAGCTATTCTTGACTTCTGGTTCAACGAAATCACACCACAACAGTGGTGGGCAAAAGATGACAATTTTGATCAATTAATTAAAGACCGTTTTTTATCAATACATACTCAAGCAGTCACAGGGGAGCTATACCATTGGCGTAAGCAAACAGAAGGGCGTTTAGCTGAGGTCATAATTATTGATCAGTTTTCACGTAATATTTTTCGAAATAAGCCTGAGGCTTTCCGTTGGGATTCGATGGCTCTTGTGTTAGCTCAGGAGGCAGTTGCATTACAGTTGGATGCACAGCTCTCCACTCAACAACGTGCATTTTTGTATATGCCTTATATGCACAGTGAGTCATTAGTGATTCATGAACAAGCGGTTAAGCTCTTTAGCCAGCCAGGCTTAGAAAGCAATTTATCATTTGAGCTAAAACATAAAGTCATTATTGAACAATTTGGTCGTTACCCCCATCGTAATCAACTAGTAGGTCGTCAGTCGACATCTGAAGAGCAAATATTTTTAACTAAACCAGGCTCTAGCTTCTAA
- a CDS encoding glutathione S-transferase N-terminal domain-containing protein: MELLYSDASPFARAVRIVIRQLAIDNIKETVSHPFNNEPALLQANPLGKVPCLVIDDSPALMDSELNRARAYYSCIT; the protein is encoded by the coding sequence ATGGAACTACTTTATAGTGATGCTTCACCTTTTGCGCGAGCAGTACGAATAGTGATACGTCAGTTAGCAATAGATAATATAAAGGAAACGGTCAGCCATCCCTTTAACAATGAGCCTGCTTTGTTACAAGCCAATCCATTAGGGAAAGTACCTTGTTTAGTCATTGATGATTCACCTGCACTGATGGACAGTGAGTTAAACAGAGCTAGAGCATACTATTCATGTATTACCTGA
- a CDS encoding LysR substrate-binding domain-containing protein: protein MAEALQPICSPEYAVEHDLYGKPENINNCLIFHDSQACPETEHYDEWDYWLQQSDNAAITARYQYTFDISEAAIQAAINSQGIALGRLNLINSTVKAGQLVTPFGQPIIAKHSYYFVCHPDRVNQPAINALIRWLSHAVEAAPIEQ from the coding sequence ATGGCAGAAGCACTTCAGCCTATCTGTAGTCCTGAATATGCAGTAGAACATGACTTATATGGAAAGCCAGAAAATATTAATAATTGCCTTATTTTCCATGATTCACAAGCTTGCCCAGAAACAGAACATTATGACGAGTGGGATTATTGGTTACAACAGTCAGATAATGCAGCCATAACAGCCCGTTATCAGTATACTTTCGATATCAGTGAAGCCGCTATTCAAGCAGCAATTAATAGCCAAGGTATTGCCTTAGGTAGGCTCAACTTAATCAATAGCACTGTGAAAGCCGGCCAGTTGGTTACTCCTTTTGGTCAGCCTATCATAGCTAAACACAGCTACTACTTCGTTTGTCACCCTGACCGAGTTAACCAGCCAGCTATCAACGCTTTAATCAGGTGGCTATCACATGCAGTGGAAGCTGCTCCTATTGAACAATAA
- a CDS encoding LysR family transcriptional regulator, with product MINEKVSPLNATILANLHCFACTAKHMSFTLAAKELHLTQSAVSHRIKNLEKQLGFNLFLRFNRNIELTTEGKQLLSSIGHFLHTLNVTIQDIRHQDISGHLTLSAPASFSINWLAPRLGQLKAIHPKLSIAVETPNNLRDFLTENVDAAIYYGAGKYPGLYAKN from the coding sequence ATGATTAATGAGAAAGTAAGCCCTCTAAATGCCACTATACTTGCTAATCTTCACTGCTTTGCCTGTACTGCTAAACATATGAGTTTTACCCTAGCAGCCAAAGAGCTTCACTTGACCCAGAGTGCTGTTAGCCACCGGATCAAAAACTTAGAAAAGCAGTTAGGCTTTAATTTATTCTTAAGGTTTAATCGAAATATTGAATTGACTACAGAAGGGAAACAACTGCTTTCATCTATAGGGCACTTTTTGCACACACTAAATGTCACCATTCAGGATATCCGACATCAAGATATCAGCGGTCATTTAACCTTATCAGCTCCTGCTTCATTTTCTATCAATTGGTTAGCCCCTCGCTTGGGACAACTTAAAGCCATCCATCCTAAGTTATCAATTGCTGTTGAAACACCCAATAACCTACGGGACTTTTTAACTGAAAATGTGGATGCAGCAATCTACTACGGAGCAGGAAAATACCCAGGGCTTTACGCTAAAAATTAA
- a CDS encoding D-cysteine desulfhydrase family protein — MLSHSLPRTSLGFFPTPVVELKRLSNQLKGPRIFVKRDDQTGLALGGNKTRKLEYLVADALQQGCDTLVTAGAPQSNHCRQTAAAAALMGLDCYLVLGGEATNKINGNLLLDQLLGANIHWSGEQRKGEQIPQIINALTEQGKKPYVIPYGGSNAIGAAAFVFAGEELYLQQRHLDIEFDHIVFASSSGGTHAGLTVGKSLLQLNTQIIGIGIDKGEVGDLPYTTYLTQLSNETHALVSQEQGHYTESDFILNTHYQGAGYGVVGDLEREVIQLVAQTEGILLDPVYTGRAMGALIDMIRNKQFDQQETVLFWHTGGAPALFDYAAELI; from the coding sequence ATGTTATCTCATTCACTGCCTCGCACATCATTGGGTTTTTTCCCAACGCCTGTTGTCGAACTAAAACGGCTCAGTAACCAGTTAAAGGGGCCTCGAATTTTTGTTAAACGAGATGATCAGACTGGGTTAGCGCTGGGGGGTAATAAAACCCGAAAACTGGAGTATCTCGTTGCGGATGCATTACAACAAGGCTGTGATACCCTGGTCACTGCAGGTGCTCCTCAGTCCAATCACTGTCGCCAAACGGCAGCTGCAGCGGCATTAATGGGGCTAGATTGCTACTTGGTGCTGGGAGGAGAGGCGACTAACAAGATAAATGGAAACTTATTGTTGGACCAATTGTTGGGTGCCAATATCCACTGGTCTGGAGAGCAACGCAAAGGCGAGCAAATTCCTCAAATAATTAACGCATTAACGGAACAGGGGAAAAAGCCATATGTTATCCCCTATGGTGGGTCGAATGCTATTGGGGCTGCGGCCTTTGTTTTTGCTGGAGAAGAACTATACCTGCAACAGCGTCACCTTGATATTGAGTTTGACCATATTGTATTTGCTTCCAGTTCAGGGGGAACTCATGCAGGCCTAACGGTAGGGAAGTCGTTGTTGCAACTGAATACACAAATTATCGGTATTGGTATTGATAAAGGTGAGGTAGGTGATCTGCCTTATACAACTTATTTAACCCAACTCAGCAATGAAACTCATGCCCTTGTTTCGCAAGAGCAAGGTCACTACACAGAGTCAGATTTTATTCTGAATACCCATTATCAGGGAGCAGGTTATGGCGTAGTGGGTGATTTAGAAAGAGAAGTTATTCAGCTAGTAGCCCAAACGGAAGGTATTTTATTAGACCCTGTTTATACGGGGCGAGCAATGGGCGCATTAATTGATATGATTCGAAATAAACAATTTGATCAACAAGAAACCGTCTTATTTTGGCATACAGGTGGTGCGCCGGCTTTATTTGATTATGCTGCTGAGCTTATTTAG
- a CDS encoding ArsI/CadI family heavy metal resistance metalloenzyme yields the protein MKRLHIHLNVKNLQQSVQFYSQLFESEPTVLKADYAKWQLDDPFVNFALSNHSQQFGVDHLGLQVTNNEGLEKIKTAMELANQPIAAQQDTHCCYARSNKYWTTDPDGIAWEAFHSMETVATYHDQSNSDQPDNPSKKQSSCCISTTGSCC from the coding sequence ATGAAACGATTACATATTCACCTCAATGTAAAAAACCTACAGCAAAGTGTTCAATTCTACAGTCAGTTGTTTGAGTCTGAGCCGACAGTACTAAAAGCAGACTATGCTAAGTGGCAATTGGATGATCCATTTGTTAATTTTGCCCTATCGAATCACAGCCAACAGTTCGGTGTAGATCATTTAGGCCTTCAGGTTACAAACAATGAAGGACTGGAAAAGATAAAAACGGCAATGGAGTTAGCCAACCAACCCATTGCTGCCCAACAAGATACTCACTGCTGTTATGCACGATCCAATAAATACTGGACAACGGACCCCGACGGTATTGCCTGGGAAGCATTCCATTCGATGGAAACGGTAGCGACCTACCATGATCAATCAAATAGCGATCAACCAGACAACCCTAGTAAAAAACAGTCCAGTTGTTGTATATCTACAACCGGTAGCTGTTGTTAA
- a CDS encoding ArsR/SmtB family transcription factor, whose product MTNKPSLFFKCLSDDTRLQCLMLLCNHESLCVCDLAAAINISQPKVSRHLAQLRSCGLVVDERRGQWVYYALNPLMPGWMSNIIAGLKPVFNKDPGFKQVALRAKCCKKLVDMG is encoded by the coding sequence ATGACTAACAAACCTTCGCTTTTTTTTAAATGTTTATCTGATGATACGCGACTGCAGTGCCTGATGTTGTTGTGCAACCATGAATCACTCTGTGTATGTGATTTAGCTGCAGCAATCAACATTTCTCAGCCTAAGGTCAGCCGTCACCTTGCCCAATTACGAAGTTGTGGCTTGGTCGTGGATGAGCGGCGTGGGCAGTGGGTCTATTATGCACTTAACCCCTTAATGCCTGGCTGGATGAGTAATATCATTGCAGGCTTAAAACCTGTGTTTAATAAAGACCCAGGTTTTAAACAGGTTGCGCTAAGGGCTAAATGCTGCAAAAAGCTAGTGGATATGGGGTAA